The stretch of DNA TGATCCGAATGTACTTAGACTATTAGTCACGTATGTGAGACTGGAAAattgaatgagaaaaaaaaaaagcggaTAAATCCAAGAGGCATTCtcattcataataatttttttcttgtattctttttttttttttttgttgaaaggtttgtttatttcaattataaaagtataatttattagGCAGCTTGACAAGTGTCTTTCTGATCGACTGATTCAAAAGTTACACAGAAAGCTagtcaattaatattaataataataataataaaggaaaattgcttaaataaaaaacaaaatgcaaattaattttttaatgcataACGTGAGTaaattgtatacatatatgtatattattttcctgtgtaaatatcaataatctcaaattgaaaataatatccctcgcagttataaaaaatataaatattaatatgaaaaaaaaaaaataaatatatataaaaaaatatacaaacaataatgcttttaaaaaaatgaaaaaaaatcgcgTGTGTTcacaaataacaaataaataaataaataaacattccctctgataaataaaacgagttggcaaaaaaaaaagtaataataattaaagtgtcgtaaattattataaatatttacgaacttaaaaaaattaaggaatAGTAAAAGATCCTAATTTGATCAGAGCCGTCCACTTTGTGAAGTACTTTATGATATTTTCGCATGCGCATTGTACTTAATTattgtgaaataaaattttaataataatgataattttaattattaaaaatacaacagttacacgtaagtaaaaaaaaattcaaaacacgTTTACTTTGtggtataaattaattattaataaatccaatcaattttttaatttgccatttgattaaattgttacttaaatatatttgttatttgagtattaaataattgtataattataaatgtaaaaaataataatagaagaaAAATGGGGGGCAgaaaacaaaaacataaataaacaacatatatattataatatattatatacttgtGCTAAATGCATACTGTAATATAATTGGCGTACGCAATCGAgtacttaattaataaaaatatagattttaataattgaaaaattgaaataaaaaaaaaatagaacagCACGTgcttttacaaaaataaaaatacattttatcatCACTCTACATgctgagaataaaaatatatattatttatatattataaagaaaaaataaaataagagagtaataaaaaattaaataagctttaattaataaagaatATTATCCATCGTCATGCTGAGTGACAACAGTCAACATTgcttttttgtataaataaaaaaaattatatataaagagataaataaatatagcagaaaataaatttgaataatacttgaatattGAATGATCGGTACAGAAAAATAACTAGTCTAGAGGACATTCAaagtatattcatttttattattacttttatttttatttatttatttatttttttataatatcactGAGTAGTTAACCATCCACTTAATTCAACTAGTCACAAAGATTAAGTAAATAATGACTAAAGAGCacaagaataaaaagaaaaataatagtcaAGTTAATAGTCGAAGAGGTATGAATTAATAAAggcattgaaaaatttaattaaatgatttaaaaaaacaaatcaaatataatttattgtaaacaaaaaaaaaaagcttgcaacatgatgatttattttattttttaccattttaaTCAATGACCTTACTGCTGATAaccatttgttaataaatcataaattaaaatgtgaaaagataaatatatatctaggTATAACATTTTGtgcaattttaattcaattaattaatttcaaatgaaataataatgaaaatttaattagacAAAATGTTAttgtgaattaaaatattaattttcaatgacaagtaaaataaataattcgacaaaaatgtaaatttaaaatataaaagttatttgatttttaataatcactAACGTGCgtaaatgtgaaaaaataaataataaatcaattttaaatattaatttgaaaagcACGAGCTCAAAAGCAGTGCATTAAATGCGACACAAATGTGTCCTCTTTGCTCGTAaggaatttttatatttgtttatagaCGTATGAGCGTGCGACGtctttgtcgaaaaaaaaaaaagttattagtAAATTCcctccattaaaaaaaaaaggaaaaaaacacttaaaaaaataaataaataaatatatatataaaaaaaaaaataataatatatatacacatgctTAAGTGCAATATCTGTCCGAACTTGGAACTTCGccagttaaataaataaaaactattttaaataacacgaCAATTCACTTGTAATTGATTGTGacttaattaaaatgaaaaaaaaaaaaaaaaacacaatggcataaatttaatatagttACCTGTACTCGATATTCACGTGTGAATTAATTCCATTAGCCACGTGAATAATATTgaaggtcaaaaaaaaaaatactatgaaATCCAACATGTACTTATCATCAAACTATTATCCACGATTCATAAAAAtccttaaatttaaaaaaaaacaagtaatcCAATTCagctataaattaaataatacttaaaattttttttttattttttttttttcctagcttcaaactatatataaaatataaataatgcttttagattttttaccGCCATggaaattcatcaaaataataatcaattagaaaaaacatctattaataccaaaaaaaaaaaaaaaagaaaataataataccacgccattcaattattatttaataatttttactaatttaaaatcatttatagCGAAAGCCAATCGTTTgttgaattatgaaaaaaaaaaaaataataatatcaacaaatttttatgaGTCATTTTACCTAGCTCATCAACAATCCAgcagtaaaaaacaaaagcaggaaataaataataaaagtgaaattaaagaaaatatatgtcAAAGCTCATTGACCGCCACTTTTACAaacgataaattaataattaaataataataataataatactaattaatgcggatatatatagatatttaaatCGTTGCTATTTAAAGCTCTATTGCTTATTTTATACTTAGAGTTATATCGTAATAATTCGATAATTTAGAAGTAATATAATGGGCAAGTTGTAACTTACTGTAAGGTAGAATAATTATGTAAatgataatagaaaataataataataaaacaaagtaaatttaatgctgtagaaaaataatttttttagattattagattattatttttgcttgaaataatatttattagagtttattggtttatttattttttttaccatttaaaCAGGGTATTTTACATTGTATATtttagatttatatatatttgatatatataatcatGTATATACGCATTAGAAAATAGTATCTTAATTCAAAAGATAtgcgtttattttatttaatttcttttttttttttgacatgagTAGACAGTGAACCAAAAAGAAACACTATGGTtcacttgatatttttctattctctCAGggtttagatatttttttaaatatatgtattttattttaaatcattttgtgcatgatttttttgataataatttatagagTACATACATTGTCattctatataaaatattgattatatatattttttatttttttatttttcagcaatTATTAATCAgctattttgattaaatatattctaACGTACCTCATGccaaattaaatgacaataaaaaatcaataattaattaatgaaaattaataaaaactaaatttctTGTATAAACGtttcctttttctttttaaattaattcttaaaattatgatattattaattctaCAATGTGTCAGAcgtttacaatattattatcaagttcaCAATCGAATTATTGAGTTTACCCTCCtctcaattataattttttttttttttctcaaatttttttttatcacacttTAATGtgttttattctttcaattattcatgcatattttttttttttttaaatattctgatattaatttcatttgactaaatatttttatccacaaaaattgattaaatatatatatttttttctctaatctATTATCTAATTTGTTCgtgtttatttgtattttttattatcacaaaaataCCCACTGAAATTTTCACATACATCTATAGTATTTATAACtacttttttgatttttattattatttttttttcaataataatgttaGTGTAATTTTGGatatgattaaattataattactacttttttttctatattactAGTAACTATAaactatgaaataatttttaaataattgagatTGTCTACCACGTACATGTGTTTTAGGgtaatctaaataaataatttatattatggAATACTACAGTCAgtacacaaaaaatattatctattgatatatatatattttctttttaaaattaaatatttcattcgcTGTATGTACGTTCGTTCATTATCCATTTTTAAAGCCACtcacattattttaattagaaaatactgtttgcatttttatatatttttttttctatttttttcatatgtcacaatatttaaaaaagataattttatttttttttactttttgattaaaataatttcttttatcgAACCCGTGACAaggcaaaaaattaaattttttttctttcaatttaatttttttatcatatgtatgttattttttaaaaatacttttttttttttatttttcattaatttaccaattttgatagatgaaaatttttaacactGATGACAAGTAAAACTTGTATATTTACAATTCAAATTGGAATATTAATTATCCTTATAACTTTcagaatttttatcaattaattttaataataataattaaactcataaataaaatgaaatagattttttatcaaatgtaaatataaaaagaaaacaaaaataaaaatatatatatttattaaatcaaattaataattattattctcattCATCATGTTGATTAGTTTGAATTGACATCCTTAAAATGATCATCAAGCTGTcagcattaaataattaaataagataatttattttattgttttttttgatatccaTGTTCAATCAATGTGAACTCTCAGTGCCACAGCTTcatctacaaaaaaataattgaaaaaaaaattatgagaataattaaatatatattatttatgaattatgtTTAACCTGTTTAAGCAGCTAAGACTCGGAAGTGGCTCAGTCGAGTCATTTGGTCCATGACCAGCAACTGATTCCTGAAGTGAATACCACTGTGCCACTGGTTTTCTTGGATTGTCCAACATTTCAAGCCAATGATCTCTTCCAGTACCAATAAAACTGCCACCAATTGCTGTGCAACCCATCAATTCATTTGAGCCAATTCTAGAAAaccacaagaaaaaataaatgaaaatataaataaatatttttgtaaaacttTTACCTTTGATATTTatggtttttattataaatttaaatttaacactgGCTTACCTGTCATAATCGATCACTTTCACAATAAGACTAACATCCTCAATATTATCAGATGGTACATCAAATACCAATGATTCATTGTAAACCGGAttaagtgtattttttttaatcgaagttttcttttttttaattcttttaccTTGACACAGAAGATAAACTTTCACATATGGAtctgtaaattatatatatttaattattaattaattattcataatgtttttttatttatttatatttaagtgATATTAATTTACCAGAAGAACCTGTAATATCCATCGATTTTAGATTTCTTGCTTTGATAACAGTCAAGGTGAGACGTCCAGCAGTTGGTAGATAACACAGCGTCAGCATAAGCTCACCCAAATCAACTTTTtcctattaatttaataaatttatttatcaacttatttattacaatatttgttattaataataatttctttttaattacagTCACTGCTGAGAGTATGTCCATTGTATATTCAATTTCTTGTTCTAAATCAGTTGAATCCAGTAAATCTCTTAGTACAACTTGGCCAATCAAATCATGACGTGAAAATCTATCAAAATCATAGACGGAAAATTGAAGATATGACTCTCTCAAATCCTCATGAGAaatactataaaataaaaataatatatcaaacattttttgtttttaaaatttatgatattttattttttgcaattctTTTTACCTGAATATAAatgtttcattaaatattggatttaaattttttctatgaacttttgtttgaaatttcttttttctatctgGTAAAAGATGAATTTTAACATATGGATCACTACTTCCTGTGACGTCTTTAATTGGCAACTGTCGTGCTTCAAGAACCTAATAAATAattcgataaataaaaaaaaaaaaacaaatatatttattaaataattattttatagtatcaaaaaaaaataaataataataataatgacaactaattgataaacatattgtttcaaatttcaatattcATGTTGATGATTAAAATCACAATAATGATAACAATGTGACAATGAAAATGGTGctccaatttatttattttaatcaaactCACACATTTTATCAGTTTGAATGTCATGTATCAAAATGGATCATATGGAATATAGGacataatgtattattttgtcataCACAAGTGTTAACTAGTCCATAAATATCATGTTAATTGTTAACACATCACAAATGGACACCTTGACAGACCAACCCtcgattgatattttaatttcaatagtcattcaatttattatattattttacttgtaaaataaaaataaataaaaataaataaaaaaaaaaaacaagtttatttctacaaataaatatacattttattttaccttgACAACTAGTCCATCAATTTCTTTGTCATATCTCAGAGCAAAGTGCAATTTTCCAGCATATTCCATTTCAACTGTGCTTGAGCTTTCAGTGCTTTCTTGTCTCgttaaatcttttttatacaattccggctaaaattttaataatgataataataaatttcgaaggtctttaaattaatatttaaaagttttttttttatcaataaaaaatagtaaaaaaattatataaaattttagtcattaaaaatttaaatttttaaaaatacttgagacattttgttgaattttttattggaaaaatgacaaaaatagtttactttattaaaaaaaaatacaatataaagtatattaaatttcttatttttacctTGAGAAGTCCAAGGCTTGAATCACTGCGATTTTCAAGACTACAAATACTGAATTTGATATTGGGTAAATCCAAACGATGAGAAAGCTGACGTTGAAAGGTCTGATGTCTAATTGGCACATTGGGTAGTGTTGTTTGACGTAAAacctaaattaattaaaaaaaaaaaaataaacagttaaatatataaaaataaaaaatatataataaattacttttttaatatctttttgtTCTTGAATATATTCGTGAGTCATTGGCTCAGATTGAAGATCAGGTAATGAATGACTAATACGAATAGCATTCTGCTGTGATAATTCACCATCAGTTTCATCATCAGTCTCTTGTCTCGCGACACCCATGAGCCATTTCCAAGTGGATGAACACTGAAAGCTCACTGCAGCGAGAAGTACAAGCGCCATCAATGCAACACCTGAACCAATCAACAATTGTGACGGAATATTTTCTCTCCACTCatctgaaaaatttaattacaaataaaaaccaacaaaaaatatttcaacttaatttttttgatatatattattattttttttccacagtaaatataaaattttatttaacttaatttttttcagttattatCAGAATATAAATTGAGCTAATATAatctcgttttattttttttcagctattgtttttattttttttatcagtggTTAAACAACaagagaattttaaatttgtgctGGTCGATTAACAGTAACATAAATTGTGGTCCTATCGAGGGATTCCCGGGCCCTGAGGCTCATCCTGTTATCCAAACTAATTGCCAACATTGTGAGCAAGCTTAACTGCCGATACAGAGAGTATATGTATATCTAGATATATGTTAAAGAGAATCATTTGGCTTGTTTGATTGTGAATAGCACGATCAATCgaccataaataaaataatattaaataaaaaaaaaaaatataataaatataatttaaaaaataataacatctaattttctttttatttagtttaattattttttttaatacaattttatttatcaagagtAAACATGtcaacattatttatatatttttaaagttttttcattatttatttgtttatttttaaagttgtgTGTTTCTTTgaagtaaataaaatgaacaacCTTGATTACAGTATCACTATAAAAGTTTGAGTGACTTTCTTGATCTAACCTTCTATGGTGGATTCATATTGACGTGTCATGGCCAAAAGAGCTTTAATCagaaatatttcaattgtGAAAGGGTGGTAAACATAGTTACTTAAaccacaatcatcatcatcatcatgatataTACAAACtttgatgtttattatttaatcaaatagtCGATATTATATacgtcaattaatttatcaatattttaattgtttaattgctTAATtcgtaattaaaattatcaaaatgttcataactttattactatttaatgTAGagtagttattattattagtaataaaCTAAttcagttattaatttttggaaaattattgattgaattttggcaataagtattttttatatgaattaactctattcaaatttttttcgtaataaaaaattttatgacaaAGATTCATACGACTCATTtagtattaaattcattttttaatatatatagtttttttctttcatttacgTACTTAAAAGCTCAAGAATATAATGGTAATG from Aphidius gifuensis isolate YNYX2018 linkage group LG4, ASM1490517v1, whole genome shotgun sequence encodes:
- the LOC122855554 gene encoding synaptotagmin-10-like, with amino-acid sequence MGVVKTASDSVLEETVLPSEEANYSLQGHADEWRENIPSQLLIGSGVALMALVLLAAVSFQCSSTWKWLMGVARQETDDETDGELSQQNAIRISHSLPDLQSEPMTHEYIQEQKDIKKVLRQTTLPNVPIRHQTFQRQLSHRLDLPNIKFSICSLENRSDSSLGLLKPELYKKDLTRQESTESSSTVEMEYAGKLHFALRYDKEIDGLVVKVLEARQLPIKDVTGSSDPYVKIHLLPDRKKKFQTKVHRKNLNPIFNETFIFSISHEDLRESYLQFSVYDFDRFSRHDLIGQVVLRDLLDSTDLEQEIEYTMDILSAVTEKVDLGELMLTLCYLPTAGRLTLTVIKARNLKSMDITGSSDPYVKVYLLCQGKRIKKKKTSIKKNTLNPVYNESLVFDVPSDNIEDVSLIVKVIDYDRIGSNELMGCTAIGGSFIGTGRDHWLEMLDNPRKPVAQWYSLQESVAGHGPNDSTEPLPSLSCLNR